From the genome of Mixophyes fleayi isolate aMixFle1 chromosome 2, aMixFle1.hap1, whole genome shotgun sequence, one region includes:
- the RRP8 gene encoding ribosomal RNA-processing protein 8 isoform X1, whose translation MFDTCDWNDNIEAQALTESLVTAHKRKSDADAKEKGATSRKKRLKRNRQLLEVLNTLKTSSDPDLQPPLDLKPPKKQKKTFPELNSTKAPPPETLDTESPPPEALSTDSGDRLSRQQWRNRLKNRRRNRNKFKILPESAGRLEERDQDETKGRGDTLLSGAQREEETEGVGIGTDKAGDVSSLPGNRGSRNKGRVQKEPLQRKDGMWAPGDAKCGGGDPAPHHVTPIEKARLQKLKKMMQRDNTRGNLNDNVKVIDVEEPDNNDLGKQGPDTLRARMEHRLNSARFRYINQQLYTSESRDALSLFQSDPEAFNIYHTGFLQQVQRWPVNPITEIIKFIKNRSSSLVLADFGCGDALLARSVRNKVHSFDLVALNDHVTVCDIAEVPLSDETIDIAVFCLSLMGKNLAEFLQEANRVLKTGGTLLVAEVSSRFDDVRQFLNAMSLLGFRNVSKNTDSHYFFTFEFSKTGSSRDASRHPGLQLKPCLYKKR comes from the exons ATGTTTGATACGTGTGACTGGAATGATAACATTGAGGCTCAGGCGCTGACGGAGAGTCTGGTGACGGCGCATAAGAGGAAATCTGACGCTGACGCAAAAGAAAAG GGGGCGACTAGTAGGAAGAAGAGGTTGAAGAGGAATCGACAACTTCTGGAGGTTCTAAATACACTGAAGACCTCCAGTGACCCCGACCTCCAGCCTCCTCTGGACCTCAAGCCCcccaaaaaacagaagaaaacattCCCAG AACTCAATTCAACAAAGGCTCCGCCCCCTGAGACCCTCGACACAGAGTCTCCGCCCCCCGAGGCCCTCAGCACAGACTCAGGAGATCGTCTCAGCCGCCAACAGTGGAGAAACAGACTGAAGAACAGGAGGAGAAATCGGAACAAGTTTAAGATACTTCCAGAATCAGCTGGAAGATTGGAGGAACGTGACCAGGATGAGACGAAGGGGCGAGGAGATACTCTGTTATCTGGGGCTCAGAGAGAAGAGGAAACTGAAGGGGTTGGAATCGGGACAGATAAAGCAGGAGACGTTTCGTCTCTTCCTGGAAACAGGGGTTCCAGAAACAAAGGGAGGGTCCAGAAGGAACCACTCCAGAGAAAGGATGGTATGTGGGCCCCTGGAGATGCTAAGTGTGGAGGTGGTGACCCAGCTCCTCACCACGTGACTCCTATAGAGAAAGCCAGATTGCAGAAGCTGAAGAAAATGATGCAACGAGATAACACCAGGGGAAACTTGAATGACAATGTTAAAGTCattgatgtggaggagccagatAATAATGACCTAGGCAAACAAGGACCGGACACATTGCGTGCTCGTATGGAGCACCGGCTGAATTCTGCTCGGTTTCGGTACATTAATCAGCAGCTGTACACATCGGAGAGTCGGGATGCCCTGAGTCTCTTCCAGAGTGACCCAGAGGCCTTCAACATTTATCACACGGGCTTCTTGCAACAGGTCCAGCGGTGGCCGGTCAACCCCATCACAGAGATCATCAAGTTCATCAAGAACAG ATCCTCCTCCCTGGTGCTGGCGGATTTTGGCTGCGGAGACGCTCTGCTAGCGCGCAGTGTGCGGAATAAGGTTCATTCCTTTGACCTggtggctctgaatgatcacgtGACCGTGTGTGACATAGCTGAG GTTCCGCTCTCCGATGAGACCATCGATATCGCTGTGTTCTGTCTGTCGCTGATGGGGAAGAATCTCGCTGAATTCCTACAAGAGGCAAATCGAGTACTGAAGACAGG GGGAACGTTACTAGTGGCCGAGGTGAGCAGCCGTTTTGACGACGTCAGACAGTTCCTTAACGCAATGTCGCTGTTGGGTTTCAGGAACGTTTCCAAG aATACAGACAGTCATTATTTCTTCACGTTTGAGTTCAGTAAGACCGGTTCTTCCCGAGACGCGTCCCGACATCCTGGGCTACAGCTGAAACCATGTCTATATAAGAAGAGGTGA
- the RRP8 gene encoding ribosomal RNA-processing protein 8 isoform X2 codes for MFDTCDWNDNIEAQALTESLVTAHKRKSDADAKEKGATSRKKRLKRNRQLLEVLNTLKTSSDPDLQPPLDLKPPKKQKKTFPELNSTKAPPPETLDTESPPPEALSTDSGDRLSRQQWRNRLKNRRRNRNKFKILPESAGRLEERDQDETKGRGDTLLSGAQREEETEGVGIGTDKAGDVSSLPGNRGSRNKGRVQKEPLQRKDGMWAPGDAKCGGGDPAPHHVTPIEKARLQKLKKMMQRDNTRGNLNDNVKVIDVEEPDNNDLGKQGPDTLRARMEHRLNSARFRYINQQLYTSESRDALSLFQSDPEAFNIYHTGFLQQVQRWPVNPITEIIKFIKNRSSSLVLADFGCGDALLARSVRNKVHSFDLVALNDHVTVCDIAEVPLSDETIDIAVFCLSLMGKNLAEFLQEANRVLKTGGTLLVAEVSSL; via the exons ATGTTTGATACGTGTGACTGGAATGATAACATTGAGGCTCAGGCGCTGACGGAGAGTCTGGTGACGGCGCATAAGAGGAAATCTGACGCTGACGCAAAAGAAAAG GGGGCGACTAGTAGGAAGAAGAGGTTGAAGAGGAATCGACAACTTCTGGAGGTTCTAAATACACTGAAGACCTCCAGTGACCCCGACCTCCAGCCTCCTCTGGACCTCAAGCCCcccaaaaaacagaagaaaacattCCCAG AACTCAATTCAACAAAGGCTCCGCCCCCTGAGACCCTCGACACAGAGTCTCCGCCCCCCGAGGCCCTCAGCACAGACTCAGGAGATCGTCTCAGCCGCCAACAGTGGAGAAACAGACTGAAGAACAGGAGGAGAAATCGGAACAAGTTTAAGATACTTCCAGAATCAGCTGGAAGATTGGAGGAACGTGACCAGGATGAGACGAAGGGGCGAGGAGATACTCTGTTATCTGGGGCTCAGAGAGAAGAGGAAACTGAAGGGGTTGGAATCGGGACAGATAAAGCAGGAGACGTTTCGTCTCTTCCTGGAAACAGGGGTTCCAGAAACAAAGGGAGGGTCCAGAAGGAACCACTCCAGAGAAAGGATGGTATGTGGGCCCCTGGAGATGCTAAGTGTGGAGGTGGTGACCCAGCTCCTCACCACGTGACTCCTATAGAGAAAGCCAGATTGCAGAAGCTGAAGAAAATGATGCAACGAGATAACACCAGGGGAAACTTGAATGACAATGTTAAAGTCattgatgtggaggagccagatAATAATGACCTAGGCAAACAAGGACCGGACACATTGCGTGCTCGTATGGAGCACCGGCTGAATTCTGCTCGGTTTCGGTACATTAATCAGCAGCTGTACACATCGGAGAGTCGGGATGCCCTGAGTCTCTTCCAGAGTGACCCAGAGGCCTTCAACATTTATCACACGGGCTTCTTGCAACAGGTCCAGCGGTGGCCGGTCAACCCCATCACAGAGATCATCAAGTTCATCAAGAACAG ATCCTCCTCCCTGGTGCTGGCGGATTTTGGCTGCGGAGACGCTCTGCTAGCGCGCAGTGTGCGGAATAAGGTTCATTCCTTTGACCTggtggctctgaatgatcacgtGACCGTGTGTGACATAGCTGAG GTTCCGCTCTCCGATGAGACCATCGATATCGCTGTGTTCTGTCTGTCGCTGATGGGGAAGAATCTCGCTGAATTCCTACAAGAGGCAAATCGAGTACTGAAGACAGG GGGAACGTTACTAGTGGCCGAGGTGAGCAGTCTCTGA
- the RRP8 gene encoding ribosomal RNA-processing protein 8 isoform X3, with translation MFDTCDWNDNIEAQALTESLVTAHKRKSDADAKEKGATSRKKRLKRNRQLLEVLNTLKTSSDPDLQPPLDLKPPKKQKKTFPELNSTKAPPPETLDTESPPPEALSTDSGDRLSRQQWRNRLKNRRRNRNKFKILPESAGRLEERDQDETKGRGDTLLSGAQREEETEGVGIGTDKAGDVSSLPGNRGSRNKGRVQKEPLQRKDGMWAPGDAKCGGGDPAPHHVTPIEKARLQKLKKMMQRDNTRGNLNDNVKVIDVEEPDNNDLGKQGPDTLRARMEHRLNSARFRYINQQLYTSESRDALSLFQSDPEAFNIYHTGFLQQVQRWPVNPITEIIKFIKNRSSSLVLADFGCGDALLARSVRNKVHSFDLVALNDHVTVCDIAEVPLSDETIDIAVFCLSLMGKNLAEFLQEANRVLKTGGTLLVAKVSSL, from the exons ATGTTTGATACGTGTGACTGGAATGATAACATTGAGGCTCAGGCGCTGACGGAGAGTCTGGTGACGGCGCATAAGAGGAAATCTGACGCTGACGCAAAAGAAAAG GGGGCGACTAGTAGGAAGAAGAGGTTGAAGAGGAATCGACAACTTCTGGAGGTTCTAAATACACTGAAGACCTCCAGTGACCCCGACCTCCAGCCTCCTCTGGACCTCAAGCCCcccaaaaaacagaagaaaacattCCCAG AACTCAATTCAACAAAGGCTCCGCCCCCTGAGACCCTCGACACAGAGTCTCCGCCCCCCGAGGCCCTCAGCACAGACTCAGGAGATCGTCTCAGCCGCCAACAGTGGAGAAACAGACTGAAGAACAGGAGGAGAAATCGGAACAAGTTTAAGATACTTCCAGAATCAGCTGGAAGATTGGAGGAACGTGACCAGGATGAGACGAAGGGGCGAGGAGATACTCTGTTATCTGGGGCTCAGAGAGAAGAGGAAACTGAAGGGGTTGGAATCGGGACAGATAAAGCAGGAGACGTTTCGTCTCTTCCTGGAAACAGGGGTTCCAGAAACAAAGGGAGGGTCCAGAAGGAACCACTCCAGAGAAAGGATGGTATGTGGGCCCCTGGAGATGCTAAGTGTGGAGGTGGTGACCCAGCTCCTCACCACGTGACTCCTATAGAGAAAGCCAGATTGCAGAAGCTGAAGAAAATGATGCAACGAGATAACACCAGGGGAAACTTGAATGACAATGTTAAAGTCattgatgtggaggagccagatAATAATGACCTAGGCAAACAAGGACCGGACACATTGCGTGCTCGTATGGAGCACCGGCTGAATTCTGCTCGGTTTCGGTACATTAATCAGCAGCTGTACACATCGGAGAGTCGGGATGCCCTGAGTCTCTTCCAGAGTGACCCAGAGGCCTTCAACATTTATCACACGGGCTTCTTGCAACAGGTCCAGCGGTGGCCGGTCAACCCCATCACAGAGATCATCAAGTTCATCAAGAACAG ATCCTCCTCCCTGGTGCTGGCGGATTTTGGCTGCGGAGACGCTCTGCTAGCGCGCAGTGTGCGGAATAAGGTTCATTCCTTTGACCTggtggctctgaatgatcacgtGACCGTGTGTGACATAGCTGAG GTTCCGCTCTCCGATGAGACCATCGATATCGCTGTGTTCTGTCTGTCGCTGATGGGGAAGAATCTCGCTGAATTCCTACAAGAGGCAAATCGAGTACTGAAGACAGG GGGAACGTTACTAGTGGCCAAGGTGAGCAGTCTCTGA